The Maridesulfovibrio ferrireducens genome has a segment encoding these proteins:
- a CDS encoding isoprenylcysteine carboxylmethyltransferase family protein, whose product MTKQAIPNVPETDSAGVKIMPPSIFFCCLINGITLNIFFTCHIMPENWLALLITGIIIIAAGISFMMWGHARFKSLGVNVPTDMPASQLVTDGAHQYSRNPMYVGFIAILLGLGIAVDSVWMLVSALPMTLYLSFYVIPKEEAYLLRTFGTEFKTYCKYVRKWL is encoded by the coding sequence ATGACAAAGCAAGCCATACCTAACGTTCCTGAAACTGACTCCGCCGGCGTAAAAATAATGCCACCATCCATTTTCTTCTGCTGTCTAATCAACGGCATCACACTTAATATTTTTTTCACGTGCCATATTATGCCCGAGAACTGGCTAGCATTGTTGATTACCGGCATAATCATCATAGCGGCTGGTATATCTTTCATGATGTGGGGACATGCCCGTTTCAAGTCTCTGGGAGTCAACGTTCCCACTGACATGCCCGCGTCACAATTAGTAACAGACGGAGCACACCAATACAGCCGCAACCCAATGTATGTAGGATTTATTGCTATACTTTTGGGATTAGGCATTGCCGTTGATAGTGTGTGGATGCTAGTTTCTGCCTTACCGATGACTCTGTATCTTTCATTCTATGTAATCCCCAAAGAAGAAGCATACCTTCTCAGAACTTTTGGCACAGAATTTAAAACATATTGCAAATACGTACGTAAATGGCTTTAA
- a CDS encoding Na(+)/H(+) antiporter subunit D, producing MEINGFLHPAVAFIALAMALPFFRGQHWKWLLLVPPIIAIAVVFTATMGSFGVIPYLGNTLILGRVDKLSLVFANVFAIQSLIGMIYAFHLKDKAHHASAALYVAGAFGCVFAGDYLTLFIFWELMAVASTFLIWLHRTKTSSAAGYRYFLFHMLGGLFLLGGLLLRYHEIGTFAFLPVDPSAVQYYDWLILIGFCVNAAVVPLHAWLPDAYPEATIPGAVFMCAFTTKTAVYVLARGFSGVYVLAIAGTFMAVYGVLYASMENNARRILSYHIVSQVGYMVAGIGIGTALCLNGAIAHAYAHILYKGLLFMSVGTILFAVGTADLDKLGGLVGKLPWLVILYMVGAVSISGMPFFNGFISKTMTITGAAESHNTLIAIGLEIAAVGTFLSVGIKLPYFAFFHKPAKTELKLNPIPKNMYVAMAIAATLCFAQGVYPQMLYSLLPFPVEYTPYTPWHLLQSAMLLAFTGAGFWIMRKVIVPHHGRNLDFDKLYRWIGNTGIKVVCRPVAWVDSVWTTVYRVIGLRALMDFADGSSWFDRKGIDTVVDGTAYTVRNIGRTGAKIQTGRIQDYLGMAVFFALCIYGLVWYFG from the coding sequence ATGGAAATTAACGGATTTCTTCATCCGGCTGTCGCCTTTATAGCTCTGGCTATGGCGTTGCCGTTTTTCAGGGGACAACACTGGAAATGGCTGCTTCTTGTCCCGCCCATTATTGCTATTGCGGTTGTATTCACCGCAACAATGGGTAGTTTCGGGGTTATTCCTTATCTTGGAAACACCCTTATTCTGGGCAGAGTAGATAAGCTTTCCCTGGTGTTTGCGAATGTTTTTGCCATCCAATCTTTGATAGGTATGATTTATGCCTTTCATCTGAAAGATAAAGCGCATCATGCGTCAGCGGCATTATATGTCGCGGGAGCATTCGGTTGTGTATTTGCCGGAGATTATCTGACTCTCTTTATCTTCTGGGAGCTGATGGCTGTAGCCTCGACATTCCTTATCTGGCTGCATCGCACTAAAACTTCAAGCGCAGCCGGTTACAGATATTTTCTGTTCCATATGCTTGGCGGGCTGTTCCTGCTTGGCGGATTGCTGCTTAGATATCATGAAATCGGTACATTTGCGTTTTTACCTGTCGATCCATCGGCAGTTCAGTATTACGACTGGCTGATTCTAATAGGATTTTGTGTAAATGCCGCAGTTGTTCCTCTGCATGCGTGGCTGCCGGATGCTTATCCTGAAGCTACCATCCCGGGCGCGGTTTTCATGTGTGCGTTTACAACAAAAACAGCAGTTTATGTACTGGCAAGAGGGTTCTCCGGTGTATATGTACTCGCGATTGCCGGAACATTTATGGCGGTTTACGGAGTGCTTTACGCGTCTATGGAAAACAATGCGCGCAGGATTTTATCCTACCACATTGTCTCTCAGGTCGGGTACATGGTGGCCGGTATCGGAATCGGTACTGCATTGTGTTTGAACGGAGCTATCGCTCATGCTTACGCACATATCCTTTATAAAGGGCTGCTTTTCATGAGTGTCGGAACAATCCTCTTCGCAGTGGGAACGGCAGATCTTGATAAGCTCGGCGGTCTGGTCGGTAAGCTTCCTTGGCTGGTCATACTCTATATGGTCGGGGCGGTTTCCATTTCGGGAATGCCGTTCTTCAATGGTTTTATCAGTAAAACCATGACCATAACAGGTGCGGCTGAGTCTCATAATACATTAATTGCGATAGGGCTTGAAATTGCCGCGGTCGGTACGTTCCTTTCGGTGGGTATTAAGTTGCCGTATTTTGCTTTCTTCCATAAGCCGGCAAAGACAGAACTTAAGCTTAATCCAATTCCTAAGAATATGTACGTAGCCATGGCAATTGCAGCGACACTTTGTTTCGCACAGGGTGTTTATCCGCAGATGCTTTATTCACTGCTTCCATTCCCTGTGGAATATACTCCTTACACTCCATGGCATTTGTTGCAGTCAGCAATGCTGCTTGCATTCACAGGCGCAGGATTCTGGATCATGAGAAAGGTTATTGTTCCTCATCATGGCAGAAATCTGGATTTCGATAAGCTTTACAGGTGGATCGGAAATACCGGAATTAAGGTTGTGTGTCGTCCTGTCGCATGGGTGGATTCAGTCTGGACCACTGTTTACAGAGTGATCGGACTTAGAGCTCTTATGGACTTCGCAGACGGATCATCATGGTTCGACCGCAAAGGGATAGATACGGTTGTGGATGGAACTGCTTATACGGTAAGAAATATCGGCAGGACCGGTGCTAAGATACAAACCGGACGAATACAGGATTACCTTGGTATGGCTGTATTTTTCGCGCTGTGTATCTACGGACTTGTCTGGTACTTTGGATAA
- a CDS encoding sodium:solute symporter, protein MITKIVIIVIYLAVIFYLGFKGWQSTKKSTDYMLAGRQMNPFIMAMSYGATFVSTSAIIGFGGAAGLFGFPLLWLTLATIVIGVFVAMVFFGKRTRRMGLALESHTFPELLGRRYDSRFIQGFAGGIIFLFIPIYAAAVLIGISRMMEISFGIPYGAALIIISIILAMYVVTGGMKAVMYTDAFQGVIMAVMMLILVISTYVMLGGVTEAHQTLTDMVNLMPEKLVKGGMIGWTQGARFGTPLWLVIYTTIVYGVGVGVLAQPQLAVRFMTVPSDRELNRAVLYGGIFIPLMTGVAFTVGALSNAVFYKSVGKISIAVAGGNMDKIIPMYIEQMMPPWFSSLFLLAMLAAGMSTLSSQYHVGGTALGRDFFERFVKVSSEKSVKITRIGVSITLLAAIAWAWVLPPSIIARATAFFFGLCAASFLPIYLLGLYWKGMTKKAAKVSLVGGFSASMFWLLFVHAKEAVPIGLCQTLFGQPTLVTNATKGSWIWLLQWVDPNVVALPISLILAIGVSFITTKIDKEHLKLCWSNI, encoded by the coding sequence ATGATCACCAAAATAGTAATTATCGTTATATACCTCGCAGTAATTTTCTACCTTGGATTCAAAGGCTGGCAGTCCACCAAAAAGTCCACAGATTACATGCTTGCAGGCAGACAGATGAATCCTTTCATCATGGCAATGTCTTACGGAGCAACGTTTGTTTCCACTTCTGCCATTATAGGGTTCGGCGGAGCGGCGGGACTGTTCGGTTTCCCCCTTCTATGGCTTACACTTGCCACAATTGTCATAGGAGTTTTTGTTGCGATGGTATTCTTTGGTAAAAGAACCCGGCGCATGGGACTTGCCCTCGAGAGTCACACCTTTCCCGAGCTGCTCGGCAGGCGTTACGATTCAAGATTTATTCAAGGCTTTGCCGGCGGAATTATTTTTCTATTCATTCCCATTTATGCGGCAGCCGTCCTCATTGGAATTTCACGTATGATGGAAATTTCATTCGGCATTCCTTACGGAGCGGCATTGATCATTATCAGTATTATCCTTGCCATGTACGTTGTTACAGGCGGCATGAAAGCTGTAATGTATACCGATGCTTTTCAAGGTGTTATTATGGCGGTAATGATGCTCATACTTGTCATTTCAACATATGTAATGCTCGGCGGCGTGACTGAAGCACATCAAACTCTTACTGACATGGTTAATCTGATGCCGGAAAAACTTGTGAAAGGCGGCATGATCGGCTGGACGCAAGGAGCCAGATTCGGAACCCCGCTCTGGCTCGTAATATACACCACCATTGTTTACGGTGTCGGTGTCGGAGTTCTGGCACAGCCACAGCTTGCAGTAAGATTTATGACCGTTCCATCCGACCGCGAACTTAACCGTGCTGTTCTTTACGGCGGTATTTTCATTCCGCTGATGACAGGTGTTGCTTTTACTGTCGGAGCACTTTCTAATGCTGTTTTTTACAAATCTGTCGGAAAAATATCTATTGCCGTTGCAGGCGGCAACATGGATAAAATTATTCCAATGTATATTGAACAGATGATGCCTCCGTGGTTCTCATCACTCTTCCTGCTGGCAATGCTTGCTGCGGGTATGTCTACCCTTTCATCTCAGTACCACGTAGGCGGAACAGCGCTGGGAAGAGACTTTTTTGAAAGATTCGTTAAAGTTTCCAGTGAAAAATCAGTTAAAATAACCCGCATAGGCGTATCCATAACGCTCCTTGCCGCTATTGCATGGGCATGGGTTCTTCCTCCGTCCATCATTGCAAGAGCGACTGCTTTCTTCTTCGGCCTGTGTGCCGCGTCCTTCCTGCCTATTTATCTTCTAGGCCTTTACTGGAAAGGAATGACAAAGAAAGCCGCAAAAGTATCTTTAGTCGGCGGATTCAGTGCCTCAATGTTCTGGCTGCTTTTTGTTCACGCTAAAGAAGCAGTACCGATAGGTCTTTGTCAGACATTATTCGGGCAGCCGACTCTCGTCACCAATGCGACAAAAGGCTCATGGATATGGTTGCTTCAATGGGTCGACCCCAACGTGGTTGCGCTTCCGATATCTCTCATTTTAGCAATTGGAGTCTCATTCATTACTACCAAAATAGACAAGGAGCACCTGAAGCTTTGCTGGAGCAACATATAA
- a CDS encoding type I restriction enzyme HsdR N-terminal domain-containing protein: MHEVSMGGTLRDYLSGEEIVETTYEEFRQTLAKILVEEHSYPKESLKAKVDLCFNIDGEEMCRTIDLVIYDTEGAPILMVMFCAGDVGSYEREAVCAGKLLQGGPVPYVIISDSMDAFLLDAISGKTIAHGMRSVPDYKELLSMVEGYKREPLPAERRAKIERIFYTYTGFLQGTCCSDSCSLPPIRKIELKKMPKGKNMKK; the protein is encoded by the coding sequence ATGCACGAAGTCAGTATGGGCGGAACTCTCAGAGATTATTTAAGCGGAGAGGAAATAGTTGAGACGACTTACGAAGAATTCAGGCAGACTCTGGCTAAGATTCTTGTTGAAGAGCACAGCTATCCTAAGGAATCTCTAAAGGCTAAAGTAGACCTGTGTTTTAATATTGACGGCGAAGAGATGTGCCGGACTATTGATCTGGTTATATATGACACAGAAGGGGCCCCGATTCTCATGGTAATGTTTTGTGCCGGAGATGTGGGGAGTTATGAGCGTGAGGCTGTCTGTGCCGGTAAGCTTCTTCAAGGTGGACCTGTTCCATACGTAATCATAAGTGATTCAATGGATGCTTTTTTATTAGATGCTATTTCAGGTAAAACTATTGCTCACGGTATGAGATCCGTCCCGGATTATAAAGAGCTTCTTTCTATGGTTGAAGGATATAAAAGAGAACCTTTACCCGCAGAAAGAAGGGCGAAGATTGAGAGAATTTTTTATACTTACACCGGATTTTTACAAGGCACATGTTGCAGTGACTCTTGTTCTTTGCCTCCAATTAGAAAAATTGAATTGAAGAAAATGCCTAAAGGTAAAAATATGAAAAAGTAA
- a CDS encoding NADH-quinone oxidoreductase subunit N codes for MTFNPNLILPEIYQFLVIALLFIQSIGTAKMRVKVGPWLPMAAALGVVVAVVSVGAQGLVFWDSYRVDHLSQFFKAAIAIGFFITVLNASRQPTLDKEKTVDYFLFLALSAWGLMLLSSGVELITMYLALELSSYSLYALIAVRAKSKDAAEAGIKYILFGAVATALALYGLSYILAGMHTTYLSELVKADWSFAASPMAVTGMALFLAGMFYKLALFPFHFWCPDVYEGASNETAAFVATLPKLGAIVVLIRLATMFKPGYDITTMLAVLGALSMTFGNLAALVQTDVKRILGYSSVAHAGYIMIGLVSGTSEGLAAASFYALAYVAMNLTCFWVVSRVAVDGRNLKLKDLDGLHKRAPALAFALAVGAFALVGLPPMAGFMGKLFLFSAGWNHGYNWLIIIAGLNTAISIYYYLGLVRHAYTKDAEDDVPLPDTSPFSLVGAGLLSVLVLALGLMPSGVFDLALSAGGSLLP; via the coding sequence GTGACTTTCAATCCGAATCTGATTTTACCGGAAATCTACCAGTTTCTTGTTATTGCCTTGCTTTTTATTCAAAGCATAGGCACCGCCAAGATGCGTGTTAAAGTCGGGCCGTGGCTTCCAATGGCCGCAGCTTTAGGCGTGGTGGTCGCGGTTGTGTCTGTTGGAGCGCAAGGTCTTGTTTTCTGGGATTCATATCGTGTTGACCATTTATCCCAGTTTTTTAAGGCCGCCATTGCCATAGGTTTTTTTATAACGGTTCTCAATGCCTCACGGCAGCCTACTCTGGATAAAGAAAAGACCGTAGATTACTTCTTGTTCCTCGCACTCAGTGCATGGGGACTTATGCTCTTATCTTCCGGAGTAGAGCTTATTACTATGTATCTCGCTTTGGAACTTTCCTCTTACAGCCTTTACGCACTCATTGCTGTGCGGGCTAAGAGTAAAGATGCAGCCGAAGCCGGTATTAAATACATTCTGTTCGGAGCAGTGGCTACAGCCCTTGCTTTATACGGATTATCTTACATTTTGGCTGGAATGCACACCACTTATCTTAGTGAATTGGTCAAGGCGGATTGGAGCTTTGCAGCTTCTCCGATGGCTGTCACAGGTATGGCGTTGTTTCTTGCCGGAATGTTTTACAAGCTTGCATTGTTTCCGTTTCACTTCTGGTGTCCTGATGTTTATGAGGGCGCAAGTAATGAAACCGCAGCGTTTGTTGCAACTCTGCCGAAGCTAGGTGCAATTGTTGTTTTGATCCGTCTGGCTACAATGTTTAAGCCCGGCTACGATATAACAACCATGCTGGCAGTGCTTGGTGCGCTGTCCATGACATTCGGTAACCTTGCCGCGCTGGTGCAGACCGACGTAAAAAGGATTCTCGGTTATTCGTCTGTCGCTCACGCCGGTTACATTATGATCGGTCTGGTTTCAGGAACTTCCGAAGGTCTGGCTGCCGCAAGCTTTTATGCTTTGGCATATGTAGCAATGAACCTGACTTGTTTCTGGGTAGTCAGCAGAGTAGCTGTTGACGGTCGTAACTTGAAACTTAAGGATTTGGACGGGTTGCACAAACGTGCTCCTGCTCTTGCCTTTGCGCTTGCGGTCGGAGCTTTTGCTCTCGTAGGTTTGCCACCGATGGCAGGATTTATGGGTAAGCTGTTCCTCTTCTCCGCAGGTTGGAATCACGGTTACAACTGGCTGATCATTATTGCGGGTCTTAATACCGCGATTTCGATCTATTACTACTTAGGTCTTGTTCGCCATGCTTATACCAAGGATGCCGAGGATGATGTTCCGTTGCCTGACACTTCACCATTCAGTCTTGTAGGCGCAGGTCTGCTTTCCGTGCTGGTGTTGGCTTTAGGACTTATGCCTTCAGGTGTTTTTGATTTAGCTTTAAGCGCCGGAGGATCACTCCTGCCATAA
- a CDS encoding NuoM family protein, whose protein sequence is MQEVAYPVLTSLVFFPLLAAFGLFFFRGDSAVRIYTLIVSVIELMLSFPLFTNFKLGSAEFQFVERIQWVKQWDIEYYLGTDGISFLMVILTIAVLPLCVLCSWSYIQTRVKEFHFCLLFMTAACVGVFTSLDLVLFYVFWEAMLIPMYLLIAVWGGPEKKYASLKFFLYTLAGSALLLVAIVAFRVVGGTFAIPELMEKTFSFGFQFWAFLALALAFAIKVPMFPFHTWLPAAHVQAPTAGSVILASVLLKMGTYGFLRFNLPLTPAASEYFAPMMIAFSIASIIYGGAVALGQNDIKKVIAYSSVSHMGFVTLGIFLFNLRGLEGALFQMLNHGIVTGGLFMMIGAIYERSHSRDIYDNLGLGKYMPAYMGFWGLFALSSFGFPGTNSFVGEMLVFIGAFEKSPWIGAMIVPGAMIAAAYMLRISLKLAWGRPSTWKGWKDLNLREWTYLAIPAVFVFYIGLAPGLTFRVMDASLIKLQNDVHTKAQAVNIEDERPLEMAWNSIKNIVK, encoded by the coding sequence ATGCAAGAAGTAGCTTATCCGGTTCTGACCAGCCTCGTATTCTTCCCGCTTTTGGCGGCCTTCGGACTGTTTTTCTTCCGGGGAGATTCCGCAGTACGGATTTATACGCTGATTGTGTCAGTCATAGAACTCATGCTTTCTTTCCCTCTTTTCACTAACTTTAAATTAGGCTCGGCAGAGTTTCAGTTTGTGGAAAGAATACAGTGGGTGAAGCAATGGGATATTGAATATTATCTTGGAACGGACGGCATCAGTTTTCTTATGGTTATACTGACTATCGCTGTTCTTCCCTTATGTGTGCTCTGTTCGTGGAGCTATATACAAACAAGGGTTAAAGAATTTCACTTCTGTCTGCTGTTTATGACAGCGGCTTGTGTGGGAGTCTTTACCTCTCTTGATCTGGTTTTATTCTATGTGTTCTGGGAAGCGATGCTGATACCTATGTATCTGCTCATCGCTGTATGGGGCGGACCGGAGAAGAAATATGCTTCTCTCAAGTTCTTCCTTTACACACTTGCAGGTAGTGCTCTGCTTCTGGTTGCGATTGTTGCATTCAGAGTCGTGGGCGGAACATTTGCAATACCCGAACTGATGGAAAAAACATTCTCATTCGGTTTCCAGTTCTGGGCTTTTCTGGCTCTTGCCTTGGCATTCGCAATCAAGGTTCCCATGTTTCCTTTTCATACATGGTTACCCGCTGCGCACGTTCAGGCTCCGACAGCGGGTTCAGTTATTCTGGCGTCAGTTCTGCTTAAAATGGGAACTTACGGTTTCTTGAGATTCAATCTGCCGCTAACTCCGGCAGCGAGTGAATATTTTGCTCCTATGATGATCGCGTTTTCCATAGCTTCAATAATCTATGGCGGAGCGGTCGCACTGGGACAAAATGACATTAAAAAAGTTATTGCTTACTCTTCTGTGAGTCATATGGGTTTTGTCACTCTGGGTATTTTCCTTTTCAACCTTCGCGGGCTTGAAGGGGCACTTTTCCAGATGCTTAACCATGGTATCGTAACCGGTGGTCTCTTTATGATGATCGGGGCGATTTATGAACGCAGTCACAGTAGAGATATTTACGACAACCTCGGTCTCGGAAAATATATGCCTGCATATATGGGGTTCTGGGGACTGTTCGCACTGTCCTCATTCGGTTTCCCGGGAACTAATAGTTTCGTTGGTGAAATGTTGGTTTTCATCGGAGCCTTTGAGAAGAGCCCATGGATCGGAGCTATGATTGTTCCCGGTGCTATGATTGCCGCCGCTTACATGCTTCGTATTTCGCTTAAGCTTGCATGGGGCAGACCTTCAACCTGGAAAGGGTGGAAGGATTTAAATCTGCGTGAGTGGACTTATCTTGCGATTCCGGCTGTGTTTGTCTTTTATATCGGTCTTGCTCCGGGGCTCACTTTCAGAGTTATGGATGCCTCTCTTATTAAGTTGCAGAATGATGTCCATACCAAGGCTCAGGCTGTCAATATTGAAGATGAGAGACCGTTGGAAATGGCTTGGAACTCCATCAAGAACATAGTCAAATAA
- the gdhA gene encoding NADP-specific glutamate dehydrogenase — MDILELIKNRDPNEREFHQAVSEVVDSIKPVLDRNPEYRSARILERIVEPERVIMFRVPWVDDDGDVHVNRGFRIEMNSAIGPYKGGLRFHPSVNLGILKFLAFEQVFKNSLTSLPMGGGKGGSDFDPKGKSDMEVMRFCQSFMMELCRHIGPDTDVPAGDIGVGAREIGFLFGMYKKIRNEFTGVLTGKGLNWGGSLVRPEATGYGAVYFAAEMLDTKSKTLDGTASLVSGSGNVAQFAMEKLIELGSKPITFSDSSGYIYDEKGVDREKLDFIMNLKNVRRGRVSEYADKYPEAVYTPVNPDAGFNPLWNHKADCAFPCATQNEINDKDAAHMVANKVKVLSEGANMPTTPEGVELFLNNGLLYGPGKAANAGGVSVSGLEMSQNSMRLGWSREEVDQRLKAIMKNVHKTCKETADQYGTPFNYVNGANIAGFVKVADAMLDQGIV, encoded by the coding sequence ATGGATATATTGGAATTGATTAAAAACAGAGATCCTAATGAAAGAGAATTTCATCAGGCTGTAAGCGAAGTCGTGGATTCTATCAAACCTGTTTTGGATCGTAATCCTGAGTATCGCAGTGCACGTATTCTTGAACGTATTGTTGAACCTGAGCGTGTAATAATGTTTCGCGTTCCCTGGGTTGATGATGATGGCGATGTGCATGTTAACCGCGGTTTTAGAATTGAGATGAACAGTGCAATCGGACCTTATAAAGGCGGTCTTAGATTTCACCCTTCAGTCAATCTCGGTATTTTGAAATTTCTTGCTTTTGAGCAGGTATTTAAAAACTCACTTACTTCTCTCCCTATGGGGGGCGGTAAGGGCGGTTCTGACTTTGACCCTAAGGGCAAATCAGATATGGAAGTTATGCGCTTTTGTCAGAGTTTTATGATGGAACTATGCCGTCATATCGGTCCTGATACTGATGTACCTGCTGGAGATATCGGAGTCGGCGCTCGTGAGATCGGTTTCCTTTTCGGTATGTATAAAAAAATCCGTAATGAGTTTACCGGTGTTTTGACTGGTAAAGGTCTTAATTGGGGCGGTAGTTTGGTTCGTCCTGAAGCAACTGGTTATGGCGCTGTTTATTTTGCAGCTGAAATGCTTGATACCAAAAGTAAGACTTTAGACGGAACTGCCAGTCTTGTTTCCGGTTCTGGGAACGTTGCTCAGTTTGCAATGGAAAAACTCATTGAACTGGGAAGCAAGCCCATAACTTTCTCTGATTCTTCCGGTTATATTTATGATGAAAAAGGCGTAGATCGTGAGAAGCTTGATTTTATCATGAATCTCAAAAATGTTAGACGTGGACGCGTCAGCGAATATGCCGATAAATATCCGGAAGCAGTATATACTCCGGTTAATCCTGACGCTGGTTTTAATCCTCTCTGGAACCATAAAGCAGATTGTGCTTTCCCTTGTGCCACTCAGAATGAAATTAATGATAAAGATGCCGCACATATGGTAGCAAATAAAGTTAAAGTCCTTTCTGAAGGTGCCAATATGCCTACTACTCCTGAGGGTGTAGAATTATTCCTTAATAATGGACTGCTTTACGGTCCTGGAAAGGCTGCTAATGCCGGTGGTGTTTCTGTTTCAGGGCTTGAAATGAGCCAGAACAGCATGCGCCTTGGCTGGTCGAGAGAAGAAGTAGATCAGAGACTCAAGGCTATTATGAAGAATGTTCATAAGACTTGTAAAGAAACAGCTGATCAATACGGAACACCGTTTAATTATGTAAATGGTGCTAACATAGCCGGTTTCGTAAAAGTTGCGGATGCAATGCTTGATCAAGGTATTGTATAG
- a CDS encoding MarR family winged helix-turn-helix transcriptional regulator gives MTEKNATGATLHTLFKEIFNLQSTLSEVVDEVHEKAGMRTSQVRLANTLLELGQATVPDIAYAMKISRQFVQTAINELEKQNMIEFQENPRHKRSKLLKLTEHGRDVLNQVRENEENIIQKILPDMEATRVKAAYELLASIRVKINNKNA, from the coding sequence ATGACTGAAAAAAACGCTACTGGTGCTACCTTACACACGTTATTCAAAGAGATATTCAACCTGCAATCAACTTTGTCCGAAGTAGTGGACGAAGTTCATGAAAAAGCGGGTATGCGAACCTCTCAAGTCAGGCTGGCAAACACCCTTTTAGAACTTGGTCAGGCAACCGTCCCAGACATAGCTTACGCCATGAAAATATCGCGCCAGTTTGTGCAGACTGCGATCAATGAGCTAGAAAAACAAAACATGATTGAGTTTCAGGAAAACCCACGCCACAAGCGTTCCAAACTTCTGAAACTTACCGAACATGGCCGGGATGTATTGAATCAGGTCCGCGAAAATGAAGAAAACATCATCCAGAAGATACTACCTGATATGGAAGCAACCAGAGTCAAAGCAGCCTACGAATTGCTTGCGTCCATCCGGGTGAAAATAAATAACAAGAACGCGTGA
- a CDS encoding symporter small accessory protein, whose protein sequence is MLGLGSIEIVLVFWLCLLAALGCVAYGIINWNKKGKPDATAKVIDIKVEDK, encoded by the coding sequence ATGTTAGGTTTAGGAAGTATTGAAATAGTATTAGTTTTTTGGCTTTGCTTGCTGGCAGCGCTTGGCTGCGTTGCTTACGGCATTATCAACTGGAATAAAAAAGGTAAGCCCGATGCGACTGCTAAAGTAATTGATATCAAGGTTGAGGATAAATAA